Genomic window (Oncorhynchus mykiss isolate Arlee chromosome 28, USDA_OmykA_1.1, whole genome shotgun sequence):
aaagaaaaaacaggattttagaaaagtttgcaaatatattaaaaattgATATAccttacagtattcagaccctttgctatgagactcgtaattgagctcaggtgtatcctgtttcctttgatcattcttgagatgtttcttcaacttgattggagtccacctggggtaaatttgactgattggacatgatttggaaagagacacacctgtctatataaggttccacagttcacagtgcatgtcagagcaaaaaccaagtcatgaagtcgaaggatttgtccgtagagctccgagataggattgtgtcaagacacagatctgggtactaaaacatttctgcagcgttgaaggtccccaagaactcagtggcctccatcattcttaaatggaagaagctgaGCATGCGGGCGAGaacggccttggtcagggaggtgaccaagaacccgatggtcactatgacagagctccagagcctctctgtggagatgggagaaccttccagaaggacaaccacctctgtagcactccaccaatcaggcctttatggtagagtggtcagatggaagccactcctcagtaaaaggcacatgacagcccacttggagtttgccaaaaggcacctaaaggactctgaccatgagaaacaagattctctggtctgatgaaaccaagattgaattctttgacctgaatgccaagcatcatgtctggaggaaaccaggcactgctcatcacctggccaatgccatccctatggtgaggcctggtggtggcagcatcatgctgtggggatgttcttcagctgcagggactgggagactagtcaggatcgagggaaagatgaacggagcaaagtacagcgagatccttgatgaaaacctgctccagagcgctcaggacctcaaactgggggcgaaggttcaccttccaacaggacaatgatcctaagcacacagccaagaaaacacaggagtggcgcagtggtctaaggcactgcatctcagtgcaagaggcatccctggtttgaatccaggctgtatcatatccggccgtgattgggagtcccatagtgcggcgcacaatgggcccagcgtcgtccgggtttggccggggtaggccgttattgtaaataagaatttgttcttaactgacttgcctagtcaaataaaaaaagaacagtttgggagaagtctctgaatgtccttgagtggtccagacagagcccggacttgaacccgatcaaacatcacTGGAGAAACCTGcatatagctgtgcagcaacgctccctatccaacccaacagagcttgagaggatctgcatagaggaatgggaaaaactccccaaatacaggtgtgccaagcttgaggtgtcatactcaagaagactcaaggctgtaatcgctgccaaaggtgtttcaacaaagtactgagtaaagggtctgaatacttatgtaaatctgatATTTCACTTCTTTAttcttaatacatttgcaaaatttctaaaaaacagtttttgctttgtcattatggggtattgtgtgtacattgatgagggggaaaaacaaatgTATCCATTGCAGAAtaagggggtgggggtgggggggggggggggggggaggaggaccTAGATGGGGAAACCCTGCTCTATAGAATTAATAATGTTTCAAGTACAAAATGACAggtatttaaatatgtttttgttgtagtggggacagtaacattattactttcaaagatttttttttatatatttacatttttatgttTAGCTCGCAATAATAttatttaaaagtatgcattaaggtgtctgtaatagaatagaCATGGCAAAAaagaatgtagacattaataaatacCTTTCTATAGCTTTACAATGGTGGGGGAGTGTTTTGAAGCGCGGTGGCTTcaaaacagcgccccctgtcagaCATCTAGTGTAACTATAAATCATTGGTAGTTATGCTATTGAAGCTAGCTAATTGTTACCTCTCTTCTCCCCATAGGGATGGCTTCTGCTGAGCCGTTGTGCTCCAGTTTCTACCACCAGCACTGCGCTTAAGGAACAAAATAAACACCTTCGCCCTCCTGCTGccaagacagacacacaccaccatgTACAGCGTGGAGGACCTCCTCATTTCTCACGGATACAAACTTCCCAAGACAAGCATCCCCTGCCCCTCTTCAACTTCATCCGCCACCGCGCCTTACGAGAAGCAGCGCCACGCCGCCGCCGATTGCCACCGTGAAATCCCAGCAGCAGAGAACCAGAGATCTGGTCGTGGTGGATCACTGAACGGGAATGAACAGGCGGGAGACAGAGGGGCCTGCGTCTTCAGCAGCAGCAGGCAGGCACTACTGGCGAAGGGCTACCCCGGCAGCTGCGACAATGAGAGCGGCGGGGAAAGGAACCAAAGGAGAAAAGAAGCTGTCAGCGGTAACCTAGGTGACAGCCTCGCACAGCCCCTGGGCGATTCTCTCGCCACGGATAGcgggtgagttttttttctctttctctctcttttgagaTCCCCACCATACCTTCCctcctttttttttgttttgccgGGCCCTTCGGCATTGCATGCAAATCCAAGCCAATCAGTCTACACTGCGCAGGAGGATGTGTTTTCTTTCTTTCCGTTTCCTTCCAGAGCTGCAGAACGAACACTGAGACTGCTGCACCACTTCCTTGTCTTTCCAGATGCTGCGGTACAATGAAGTTTGTGCTCCAAATGCCacactgttccctatatagtacactacttatagggattagggttccatttggtcaaAAGACGTGCACTGTATAAGACAGtagtcaccaaccttttctgagtcaagatcactttcccAGTCAAAAAGCAAGACGAGATCTACcactcagataaaaaaaaaatcaacatgaCTTCAAAAATGTAACATTTAACCTATTAAAAACtattctgtaggattgaggtttgtgcagtaggtcTAAAACATTATCATAGCATATAGGCAAATGCCTGTCCAGCCAATATTGTTATTCTCAGGCCATATTTCAAAACTcgagctttgataacaaaatagatcagttggtgtaGCACTTGCGAGGCACTGTGGAGCATAAATTGAAATAATTTGCTTGTTTATTTcactggactgatggtacctgcatctgatggtcatggtgctttcaagacaactgggaacttgaaaaaaagagagaggtcaaatcatgacgtcagtgatcatCAGGTTGGAAAGTTGGCAGtctagaaagatgccagagtttccTACTTGGATTTCCGAGTTCAAAAAGACGTTCTCAGTCggatccccctcccccccccccccgagttctcagttgtcttgaatgcactgaagttggagatttccatttgttttgaacacagcattagtctcagcggagggagggggagagcagcagagggtctgcctctcacagtacctgctctctccttccttttctctggcgagactgaccagagagagaggggaaatcaTCTTCCACTTGATGGCAAAACCCCAGTCGCACCGCATCtacctcatgcacaaattcatattgttcctatgaccagagaaataAAGACACTATCGATACACTTGGCTACTCATTCAACTGGAAGTAGGGAGCAGCACGTTTTATGTTTTGTAATAGTGCCATATAAAAACGtagacatgaactcactcataaaaaacGCAGTTCTTTGGAGTGttctttgacagtctctctctggttatgGTTTTAAAAGTGATGAAATCTCACGTAGGCTAGTATAAACTTTGCCGTGGCCGGTGTCGTGGATGCTGTAGGCGTGATGATTTGAGCGCAGTAGGGGCACTCGATTTAGCTACAGCTCTTCCAGGCTGCCGGGTAGGTGGAGTTTGTCTTTTCAGACAATTGAAAttgttcaaaatgggaacactttgcccaCCCGGTGCGCAGGGCTTCTGAATAAAGCTAACAGGGCAAAACACaaataaacatttcaaaaagGGGTGCAAGCGTTTGTCATTAGCTTTTCTATAGAAATGTTTGGATGATCGACTAAGAATGGCtagaccggttggtgaccactgatatAGGGAGTAAGGTGCCATTTGTAATGACACCATGATGGATGATACTGTATACAGGGTTATCCTCCAATTGATTTAGTATTTGTTAATAGACTCTTCAGTCTTTAGTACCTACAGTATGGTTGTTCAGATAGGCTActatagatatacagtgccttgcgaaagtattcggcccccttgaactttgcgaccttttgccacatttcaggcttcaaacataaagatataaaactgtatttttttgtgaagaatcaacaacaagtgggacacaatcatgaagtggaacgacatttattggatatttcaaacttttttaacaaatcaaaaactgaaaaattgggcatgcaaaattattcagcccctttactttcagtgcagccaactctccccagaagttcagtgaggatctctgaatgatccaatgttgacctaaatgactaatgaggataaatacaatccacctgtgtgtaatcaagtctccgtataaatgcacctgcactgtgatagtctcagaggtccgttaaaagcgcagagagcatcatgaagaacaaggaacacaccaggcaggtccaagatactgttgtgaagaagtttaaagctggatttggatacaaaaagatttcccaagctttaaacatcccaaggagcactgtgcaagcgataaaattgaaatggaaggagtatcagaccactgcaaatctaccaagacctggccgtccctctaaactttcagctcatacaaggagaagactgatcagagatgcagccaagaggcccattatcactctggatgaactgcagagatctacagctgaggtgggagactctgtccataggacaacaatcagtcgtatattgcacaaatctggcctttatggaagagtggcaagaagaaagccatttcttaaagatatccataaaaagtgtcgtttaaagtttgccacaagccacctgggagacacaccaaacatgtggaagaaggtgctctggtcagatgaaaccaaaattgaactttttggcaacaatacaaaacgttatgtttggcgtaaaaacaacacagctgaacacaccatccccactgtcaaacatggtggtggcagcatcagggtttgggcctgcttttcttcagcagggacagggaagatggttaaaattgatgggaagatggatggagccaaatacaggaccattctggaagaaaacctgatggagtctgcaaaagacctgagactgggacggagatttgtcttccaacaagacaatgatccaaaacataaagcaaaatctacaatggaatggttcaaaaataaacatatccaggtgttagaatggccaagtcaaagtccagacctgaatccaatcgagaatctgtggaaagaactgaaaactgctgttcacaaatgctctccatccaacctcactgagctcgagctgttttgcaaggaggaatgggaaaaaaagtcagtctctcgatgtgcaaaactgatagagacataccccaagcgacttacagctgtaatcgcagcaaaaggtggcgctacaaagtattaacttaagggggctgaataattttgcacgcccaatttttcagtttttgatttgttaaaaaagtttgaaatatccaataaatgtcgttccacttcatgattgtgtcccacttgttgttgattcttcacaaaaaaatacagttttatatctttatgtttgaagcctgaaatgtggcaaaaggtcgcaaagttcaagggggccgaatactttcgcaaggcactgtatatgtagccTCATAGTTACATGAAACTGCATAAAGCTCACAATAGATTATATTATAGCCCTCCCTGAATTTCACTTCGTTACTACTCTAGGTTACTGATATTTAGTCTGCGTCCCATGTGGCACACTAAATTAGGCTGCGTCCCaagtggcacactattccctatatagtgccctagcTGGCATCCCaagtggcacactattccctatatagtgccctaggGCTCGTAGTGAGCTGTATAGGGAGCCATTAGGGACACTACTCTGACTGCTGTCCATTGGACTGGGTGCATGCCTTAATGTGTAGATAATCAGGTGCATCACACAGCCTGAAGGCCACTCTTTTTGCATTAGATTTTTTTAGGATCATTATTACACAATTACATTAAATCCAATTTCTGGTCCTCCGAAAGGGGCGGTGAAAAAGTAGGAAGTAGCCCATATATTGTGTCAAGTTTTTCTGAGTACTCGGTTCAGAATATATCCCAGAACTTGGTTTGGAAATAAATTAGTTTATTTTTAGATTAATTTACATTTTACAAGCCCCACTGTAGCCAAGTCTCCTGCCAGTAGCCAAGTCTCCTGAATTGGATTGAATGGATAAGAAATAGGAATATGAGGTGGTCTGTCACTCTGCATATGGTCACATCACGTGATGGGGAACTGGCATTTATAAACAAGTCAATCATTTCTTGCTCAGACTTGAAGCGCGCTTAGCAGTGGTAGCAGGGGCAGACAGGCAGtgccttttccctacatagtgcactacttttaaccagagagCCTTATGAACcttggtgaaaagtagtgcactatatagggaataggatgccatttgggacgattCCCAGCTTTCTGAATTAAGGTCAGCGTGTGTTTTAATATGCAGATCATATTGCAGCAGCCGTACATTTTAATGGTATCTTCAAGGGAGTTGAGAGCCTCTGACTCAAACACTTCCATCAGATATGTGTGCTGTCTGGCTCTCCCCTCTTGGGTTGGAGATGGACAGTTGTAGATTCCTACGGCAatgtccaaaatgacaccctattccctatatagtgcactacttaggacCAGAGTCATATAGGCGAATCGGGGGTCATGTGGGATGCAGTACCTcttcacccccaaagccaaaacATCAGCTTAGAGGCTAGCCAGAGATACCAGCATTTTAAATGTCACAattatcaatatgttttgatgtTATTgtaaatattacattttttatattaATGAATTAATATTGTGCACTGAATTGTGCATTCTTCTCTTTCCAGGTTCTATGACGCGCCCAGCTTAACCTATTCTGAGCAGGTCGAGAGAAGAGAGCAGTTGGATGAGAGGGATGTCTTCtactggaggaggagaggccaggACTTCAGTGTCCTCCTGGATTACGCCGACGGCCGGGAGCTGAGAGCATCCGCTGGCTTTCTGAAGGCCTCTGAGGCGGCATGGCGACCACAGGCCCTGATCGCAGAGGAccataggggagagagggagaagctgCAGCAACAGAAGCAGCTATGGGAAGACACCTCCATCTCCTGGCTGAGAGAGGCCGATGCGGCTCCTAGACAGTTAAGGGTAGTGACTGGGGTGACTGGGGAGCGGAAGTGCCAGAGCCTGGGCACAGAGGAGTGGAAGCCTGCGGTGGGGCTGGGGAGGCAGCTGTCGGATGGGGAGGGCGAGAGGTGGGCTCAGGAGCGGCAGCACCGCCTGAGGACTCAAGAGAGCACTGGTTCTATCCTCCCCAGAACCAGAAGGATGTCCCAGTCCCTCCCCAGAGTGTTGTCACCTGCTGGAGCTACTGAACACGCAAACACACTGTCCAGTTTGGTCAGTTTCCAGCTTCGACCAGGCCAGGTTGATAGACAGAGAGTGAACAGCACCGTATTTTCCGGGCCTTATAGTCGGTATTACCACAGTGCCGCAGTCAGCAGGGACCGGTGGGCCAGAAACAGTTGGCAAAGCGTCGGACATGTTGCACTTTTACCAAAGCCCAGGTTCAGCAGGCCTGTCAAGCCTCCATCATACGAAATACACCAGCAGACTAGGGGTAGCCAGGAGATGCTCGCTGTAGCTGTAATAGATCAGCAGGGAGGGTCCAAACAACCGAAAGACAACAGGCCTGTCTATTACCCACGGGGTGGAGAATTGCAAAGACAAGACTATTTTGCACAACACTCTGCTATCTTTGGCATGGAGCCCCCCGGTTATATCCCACCCCCGTCTTATAAGAGAGCCCTGCCCCCAATCAGGGGAGGACCAATGAACCGCAACGAAGTGGCAAACTATAAGTGGAGGGGGGAGGTGAAGATACAGATGCACATGCCTATGAGCTCAGAGGCGGGAAAGTGGTTTTCCGGACAGACAGGAGGGTCGTGGCTGGAACACTACGGGGATCAGGGTATACCCTACAGGAAACAGGTTAAcgctaacccaaaccttaaccctggaTACACCGAGGAGCATCTGGGTCATGTTCACTATTTACCCTTTGATGATCCGCGAGTGAGACAAATCTCAGGAGGGCCTGGCGGAAATTCTCTTACTGCCACTGACAAGTTTATCCGAAACATGAAGAAAGAGACTCCCTGCGCTAAGGTTTTAGGACAATCTACACACGATAGTGCCTTCCCCCCCCCACAGGGGCTCTCTCTCAATAACGACTGCCGCAAGACATCTCTCAATGACAACAACGGTGGTAGTAGTACTAGATGGTGCAACAGGGGTTTAATAAACAAAGGAAGTGTAGACAGTGTAGCTCCTGATCAGAGCTGTGGTATCTATCCAACAGCTTTTCACATTAGACCTCCTCAGCAACTGATCAGGCATCTGGACCAAGGTCAAGGTGTGTCAGAAACTGTAACTCAAGTGAAAACGTCAGTCAATGAGCCTGActccacagagaaagagaaaccaAGAAAAACTGACTCAGAGAAACCAgaaaaaaatgagaaaaagagTGTAAAACAAAAACTTAGCGAGACAATATTCTGTTTGGTGTCTGTTCATGTCCCTCTAACGCCGGGTGGTGCGTCTCGtgatcaaaacaacaacaacgacgAGAAGCCACCAAGCCCAGTCCGGCCACCAAGCCCAGTGGACAGTCGGAGTGAGAACAAAACGGGCCACTTAACAAACCAAAGTTTCCAAAGCACATCTTCAGCAGAGGCTGAGCTGCAAGCATTAACCGGTAGCATAGCGAGCAGCAGATCAAGCAGCAAAATAGTGAGAAAGCTCCCTATTAAACCCCCCAAAATAAACCATCACAAGGAGCTGAAACTCTCAGGTGCCTGGCCTGGGAACCAATACCGGGACCAGGAGACCCAAACTAGCCCAGAAGCCCGAAAGCCTCAGCATCCCCCTCCTCCAGGCACTGAAAACAAGGAAGCACAAGACCCTCACGTCCCTGCCCCAGGCTCCTCTGACGTCATCACCCAAGATCCCAGTGGTGTGGGCAATACTGCATTCAGCTGTCCTATAAAAGGGGTGAAGAGCCTGAAACCATCCAGCAACAGCGCCTTTTCCAGGACGGCCACTTTCTCCATTTCCAGCCAGCTGATCAAGAGCACAGCTCAGCCGCCAgcagcgccaccaccaccaccaccaccaccctcaggAAACGCGATGGAGGCCAAACCAGCAGCGACCTGCAGTGGGCAGGAAGCCTTCGGTCAGTTCCTGCTGAAGCCCGTCAGCAGGCGGCCATGGGACGCCATCGAGGAGCTGGAGACTATCAACAAAGAGTTCCAGGAtcagcagcagcagaagcagcagcagaGCAGCAAGAGGCACAGTGTTGACCAGTGCATTGAGGACCTCAACGAGGCCTATAAAGACATCCTGGAGCTAGGCACTGCCAGCAATAACATTTCCAACAATAGTGGTGCTGTGCAGATCCCTGAGCGGATCAAGATAAGGCTGGCGGGGGAGGCGGGGCTCAGCAAGCCCAGCAGCCTTAGGCGCAGTATTGAGAGCTGGTCTGTGTCCGTCGACCCGGAGTACGGGGAGGTTAAGAGCGCTTTCTCCAGACCTGCTGAAAGAAAATCTGTGACTTTCAGCAAGCAGCTAAGAGAGGAGCTCCCTGTCCCACCACGCAAGCCTACAGGATTCAGAGAATACAGGGTTGTTTCGAACTTGTCGCAGAGGAGAAGTAGCTGCAGTGGCAGGACAGTGAAGCTAGACCTCCCTTCGCCTTCGGAGACACCACCGCCTTGTCACTTCACCGGCCCTAGTGACTTTACTGACTCTCCTAGTGATCCCAGCAAGACCAGAGACTTCAGTCCAATGACTCCAACAACGCACACTGCAGCCGAAGTCCCCTGGGCAGATAGGCAGCCGATGCAGGACGCCTCCACACTTACGAGTCCCCCTGACTATGAGGACATATGTCAGTCTTTACAAAAGCCCCGAGACTCAGAGGTTAACAAAACGTTCACCGCCATATCTAAACCTGGTGGTGGTAGCTGCGATACAGAGCCTATAGGGGGAGCCTGTTTAGACTCTGCAGAGGAATGCCCCATTTGTAAAAGAGAGCGCGAGAGCCAGATGTCCAGACCAAGTCCAATGTCTCCGCTCCACGAGGAGTCAAGCCCAGACTTATCCGATCAAAGTAGCGCGACGATTGTTGGCGACCGTGACAGTCCACAAGGAGCTGAAACatctgaagaaccagctgaaggTGAAGGAGACACAAAGGTATCCTCTGACTCTGGCTCAAATCATTCAGAGGCTCAGACTATATGTTGCGATTGGAGGAAGCAGCTGTCACTCATAGATAAGAAGGTGGAGGGGAGTATCACTGCTGAGAAGACCAAACAAAACCAAGCTCTGGCAGTGGCTGAGGGCATTCCAGAGAATGAATCCATAGAGGAGAGGGCAGCCAGGATATTAGGGATTGATGTACCTGCAGAGTCTTTAGTCACAGGGGAGCAGCGGGTTAGCGAGACGGCAACAGAGAGTAAACCCGCTGCTAGTGAAGATACAGAAAGCAGCAGGGCAAACGAACAGACAGTACAAACACATGTGAGAGATCCAGATTCTGAGGAACTGGACTCTGGAACGGTATCTACAGTGCCTCCTGACAGGCAGGAGGCAAAAGAAAAGGAGACACCACAGGATAACCCAGAGTACATCAGGAGTGCCAAATGGACCCATCTGGGTCGAGAAACTCCAGGTATGCAGGAGTTTCCGCCAGACAGACTACCGCTTTCGGTCCccattaaccctgaccttaagcTGTCCCACagtctggagggagagatgaggggcaGAGGACCCTTGCAGCGCGTAGATGCCCTGCAGGATAAGCTGGCTGCATCGCCCAGCCACCGGGTGGCGGTAGAGCGCCGGGCACGGATGAAGGAAGTGGACCCAGTGTCGCGCATGAGATGCCTCAGCATCAGGAGCACAGACTctggggaggagggggcagagacggagggggagaccAAGCGTGGCGGTGGGCAAGTGGAAGTGCTCTCCCTACCTGCTTCCTCCCAGAGTGATACTGTGGAAGATAGAGAGGTCTCTGAAGACACAGTGTTGCAAGATGAGGAGGTGTCATCTCTCTCAGGTAGCTACTTCATACATTTGATGTTTTGTTCAAGTATTTTTTCTGTTGAACTGTGTTACATGTTATTCTGAATACAAGTGTTTCATCGAGTTAATAATGTAATATTTGTTACACATTTGTGCTTCATTTTCACtgtaaaatacactacatgaccagaagtatgtggatacctgctcaTCGAACCGCTAATTTCCAAATCATGGgttttaatatggagttgattccccccacccccccttgctgctataacagcctccactcatctgggaaggcttttcactaaatgctggaacattgctgtggggacttgcttccattcagccacaagagcactgATGTTCGGCGATTAGGCCTGTAGGCCTGGCTTGCAgccggtgttccaattcatcccaaaggtgttcgatggggttgaggtcagggctctgtgcaagccattcaagttcttccacaccgatctcgacaaaccatatctgtatggacctcgctttgtgcacaggggcattgtcatgctgaaacaggaaagggccttccacaaactgttgccacaaagttggaagcacagaatcatctagaatgtcattgtttgctgtagcatttagatttcccttcactggaactaaggggcctagcctgaaccatgaaaaacagccccagaccattattcctcctccgccaaactttacagttggcactatgcattcgggcaggtagcgttctcctggcatccgccaaacccagattagttcgtcggactgccagatggtgaagcttgattcatcaccccagagaacgcgtttccattgctccagaatcccatggcggcgagctttacaccactctagccgaagcttggcattgcgcatggtaatcttatgcttgtgtgtggctgctcggccatggaaacccattttattaagctcccgacgaacagttattgtgctgacgttgctgccagaggcagtttggaactctgtagtgagtgttgcaaccgagaacagaccATTTTTTATGCAGTATGCTcttcagcactcgccggtcccgttctgtgagcttgtgtggcctatcacttcgcgGATGAGCCACTttccacaataacagcacttcagTTAATCAGGGCAGctatagcagggcagaaatttggcaaactgacttgttggaaaggtgacatcctatgacggtgccatgttgaatgtcactgagatcattctactgccaatgtttgtctatagagatttaatggccgtgtgctcgattttatacacctgtcagcaacaggtgtggctttATACACATAcatttgtgtatatagtgtatagcaacacaaacattgtttGGCAATGACTTAatgttttgttattattatttgagtGTTTAGTTTTACCTAGTGTTATTTTATGAGGCAAGCATTTCAAGCAGTGAAACTCTGGCTGTTACTATGGAGTCTTTCCACAAGAGGGGGCTATTGTACTTAGATATAACACTTCAAAACTAGAGACCTGCACAGGTCAGTTTTTTGGAGCCGCCCCCACCCTGTGCCGGCCACATCAAGTCTGAGCCCCATCTGACATCAGGACAGATTCTTTTTCACAAGCCCATCCACCCACATAGAATTGTTCTGAAAGCCGATCCGTGACCCGCCAAATCACATGCATTTATTTCATTGTTTTTACGACAACAGCGTAGTAGGTAGGCTTTAAGGCTATTCCCATTCCCTTCATGAATTAATTTGTCTGCATGTCTATTCAACATTTGGATAAAAGGAAACCTTGCCATGAATTAAGAATAATAAAATCTTATTTTCACAATGGGATGGTCAAATGGTCCCTTTGAAAATAAGCCTTCTAATTAGCCTTCTTCTTACCTAATGAAAGCCTATTGCCGACAGAACAAAACAATAGTTGTATATTCAATATTGTTTAGCTAATCAAGTAGTTTAATTGAAACTAATTAAACAATTCCCAAACTCTATAGGCTGCAGCTTTATTTAGTAGGGGCATTTGCATCTCAAAGGACCCATCAGCACCAACAtatgaagttcataggagcatgtcaaatgaAAGCTGAGAGTCTATTTTTTAATATTAATTAAGACATATATA
Coding sequences:
- the LOC110508332 gene encoding junctional protein associated with coronary artery disease homolog produces the protein MYSVEDLLISHGYKLPKTSIPCPSSTSSATAPYEKQRHAAADCHREIPAAENQRSGRGGSLNGNEQAGDRGACVFSSSRQALLAKGYPGSCDNESGGERNQRRKEAVSGNLGDSLAQPLGDSLATDSGFYDAPSLTYSEQVERREQLDERDVFYWRRRGQDFSVLLDYADGRELRASAGFLKASEAAWRPQALIAEDHRGEREKLQQQKQLWEDTSISWLREADAAPRQLRVVTGVTGERKCQSLGTEEWKPAVGLGRQLSDGEGERWAQERQHRLRTQESTGSILPRTRRMSQSLPRVLSPAGATEHANTLSSLVSFQLRPGQVDRQRVNSTVFSGPYSRYYHSAAVSRDRWARNSWQSVGHVALLPKPRFSRPVKPPSYEIHQQTRGSQEMLAVAVIDQQGGSKQPKDNRPVYYPRGGELQRQDYFAQHSAIFGMEPPGYIPPPSYKRALPPIRGGPMNRNEVANYKWRGEVKIQMHMPMSSEAGKWFSGQTGGSWLEHYGDQGIPYRKQVNANPNLNPGYTEEHLGHVHYLPFDDPRVRQISGGPGGNSLTATDKFIRNMKKETPCAKVLGQSTHDSAFPPPQGLSLNNDCRKTSLNDNNGGSSTRWCNRGLINKGSVDSVAPDQSCGIYPTAFHIRPPQQLIRHLDQGQGVSETVTQVKTSVNEPDSTEKEKPRKTDSEKPEKNEKKSVKQKLSETIFCLVSVHVPLTPGGASRDQNNNNDEKPPSPVRPPSPVDSRSENKTGHLTNQSFQSTSSAEAELQALTGSIASSRSSSKIVRKLPIKPPKINHHKELKLSGAWPGNQYRDQETQTSPEARKPQHPPPPGTENKEAQDPHVPAPGSSDVITQDPSGVGNTAFSCPIKGVKSLKPSSNSAFSRTATFSISSQLIKSTAQPPAAPPPPPPPPSGNAMEAKPAATCSGQEAFGQFLLKPVSRRPWDAIEELETINKEFQDQQQQKQQQSSKRHSVDQCIEDLNEAYKDILELGTASNNISNNSGAVQIPERIKIRLAGEAGLSKPSSLRRSIESWSVSVDPEYGEVKSAFSRPAERKSVTFSKQLREELPVPPRKPTGFREYRVVSNLSQRRSSCSGRTVKLDLPSPSETPPPCHFTGPSDFTDSPSDPSKTRDFSPMTPTTHTAAEVPWADRQPMQDASTLTSPPDYEDICQSLQKPRDSEVNKTFTAISKPGGGSCDTEPIGGACLDSAEECPICKRERESQMSRPSPMSPLHEESSPDLSDQSSATIVGDRDSPQGAETSEEPAEGEGDTKVSSDSGSNHSEAQTICCDWRKQLSLIDKKVEGSITAEKTKQNQALAVAEGIPENESIEERAARILGIDVPAESLVTGEQRVSETATESKPAASEDTESSRANEQTVQTHVRDPDSEELDSGTVSTVPPDRQEAKEKETPQDNPEYIRSAKWTHLGRETPGMQEFPPDRLPLSVPINPDLKLSHSLEGEMRGRGPLQRVDALQDKLAASPSHRVAVERRARMKEVDPVSRMRCLSIRSTDSGEEGAETEGETKRGGGQVEVLSLPASSQSDTVEDREVSEDTVLQDEEVSSLSEAYDPSGVEKV